The following proteins are encoded in a genomic region of Streptomyces collinus Tu 365:
- a CDS encoding DUF5949 family protein, with protein sequence MTSSPSETRPFRPADLGTLVVLAWSGEAPDGTDMPYLLAYSLGDTEGGPEATAAAIRHLLTSNNLPVGGQVVDGTSKPSLPITLLVEAGQAVVNMPQMVAQAEAPPEWLAAVAARGYAYLVFTTLAWPEGRPGQVVDPAALAAFAGADETLTAAAHIVLPARSLRR encoded by the coding sequence GTGACCTCAAGCCCCAGCGAAACCCGTCCCTTCCGCCCCGCCGACCTCGGCACGCTCGTCGTCCTCGCCTGGAGCGGCGAGGCACCCGACGGCACCGACATGCCGTACCTGCTGGCCTACTCCCTCGGCGACACGGAGGGCGGCCCCGAGGCCACCGCCGCCGCCATCAGGCACCTGCTGACGAGCAACAACCTGCCGGTCGGCGGGCAGGTGGTGGACGGCACCTCGAAGCCGAGCCTGCCCATCACCCTGCTCGTCGAGGCCGGCCAGGCCGTCGTCAACATGCCGCAGATGGTCGCCCAGGCCGAGGCACCGCCGGAGTGGCTCGCCGCCGTCGCCGCGCGCGGCTACGCCTACCTCGTCTTCACCACCCTCGCCTGGCCCGAGGGCCGTCCCGGCCAGGTCGTCGACCCGGCCGCGCTGGCCGCCTTCGCCGGCGCCGACGAGACCCTGACCGCCGCGGCCCACATCGTCCTGCCGGCCCGCAGCCTGCGCCGCTGA
- a CDS encoding dynamin family protein → MVTLDVRPQLLDTLSALRDRVAAARFPLPLAGAPRARANRDELLAQLDDYLLPRLREPEAPLLAVVGGSTGAGKSTLVNSLVGRRVSEAGVLRPTTRTPVLVCHPEDHHWFSGTRVLPALTRVWVPDRDTGDDLLPSGDGPPRVLRIETAETLPRGLALLDAPDIDSLLADNRALAAQLICAADIWVMVTTAARYADAVPWHLLRTAKEYDAALVTVLDRVPHQIVSEVSRQYGALLSKAGLGEVPRFTVPELPESAWGAGLLPASAVAALRTWLVHHAQDAGAHRTVMARTAYGLLDSLKARVPELASAAAAQYAAALRLTAAVDGAYDTEHARVRGRLQSGAVLAGDALKRWRAFPLDCTAGELLDALVESLAALLLCAVTAADERVDDTWRREPAGEAPGLTGRDPSVESAEHRIGLAVRRWRRELEEYAEEEVRHLERSTAPDSEAIAALVATALLGGRRARNAGEGLAERLGAHGALRLRDRSGRLLTDYVDRVMHTERERRLAPLDALGVDAGPQVDLIAALSVLQKER, encoded by the coding sequence GTGGTGACCTTGGACGTACGGCCTCAGCTGCTCGACACACTCTCCGCGTTGCGCGACCGTGTCGCGGCCGCACGCTTTCCGCTGCCCCTGGCCGGAGCCCCCCGCGCGCGTGCGAACCGTGACGAACTCCTGGCGCAGCTAGACGACTATCTGCTGCCCCGGCTACGGGAGCCCGAGGCGCCTCTGCTGGCGGTCGTCGGCGGGTCCACCGGAGCGGGCAAGTCCACCCTGGTGAACTCGCTGGTGGGCCGGCGGGTGAGCGAGGCGGGGGTGTTGCGGCCGACGACCCGCACACCCGTCCTCGTCTGCCATCCGGAGGACCATCACTGGTTCAGCGGCACCCGCGTGCTCCCCGCGCTCACCCGTGTGTGGGTGCCCGACAGGGACACGGGCGACGATCTGCTGCCCTCCGGCGACGGCCCGCCGCGCGTGCTGCGCATCGAGACCGCCGAGACCCTCCCGCGCGGCCTCGCCCTGCTGGACGCCCCCGACATCGACTCCCTGCTCGCCGACAACCGTGCCCTGGCCGCCCAGCTGATCTGTGCCGCCGACATCTGGGTCATGGTCACCACCGCCGCACGCTACGCGGACGCCGTCCCCTGGCACCTGCTGCGCACCGCCAAGGAGTACGACGCCGCCCTGGTGACCGTCCTGGACCGGGTGCCCCACCAGATCGTCTCGGAGGTCTCCCGCCAGTACGGCGCCCTGCTCAGCAAGGCCGGACTCGGCGAGGTGCCCCGCTTCACCGTGCCCGAGCTGCCCGAGTCGGCCTGGGGCGCCGGGCTGCTGCCGGCCAGCGCCGTGGCCGCCCTGCGGACCTGGCTCGTGCACCACGCCCAGGACGCCGGGGCCCACCGCACCGTCATGGCCCGCACCGCCTACGGCCTGCTCGACTCGCTGAAGGCGCGCGTTCCGGAGCTGGCCAGTGCCGCGGCAGCCCAGTACGCGGCCGCCCTCCGGCTCACCGCCGCCGTCGACGGCGCCTACGACACCGAGCACGCGCGCGTGCGCGGCCGCCTGCAGTCCGGGGCGGTGCTCGCCGGGGACGCGCTCAAACGCTGGCGTGCGTTCCCCCTCGACTGCACGGCGGGCGAACTGCTCGACGCCCTGGTCGAAAGCCTCGCCGCCCTGCTGTTGTGCGCCGTCACCGCCGCCGACGAGCGTGTCGACGACACCTGGCGGCGCGAACCCGCGGGCGAAGCCCCCGGACTCACCGGCCGCGACCCCTCCGTGGAGAGCGCCGAGCACCGCATCGGGCTCGCCGTACGGCGCTGGCGGCGCGAGCTGGAGGAGTACGCCGAGGAGGAGGTGCGGCACCTCGAGCGCAGCACCGCGCCCGACTCCGAGGCCATCGCCGCCCTCGTCGCCACCGCCCTGCTGGGCGGCCGCCGGGCGCGCAATGCCGGCGAGGGCCTCGCCGAGCGGCTCGGCGCCCACGGCGCGCTCCGGCTGCGCGACCGCTCCGGACGCCTGCTGACCGATTACGTCGACCGCGTGATGCACACCGAACGCGAGCGGCGTCTCGCCCCCCTCGACGCCCTGGGTGTCGACGCCGGGCCCCAAGTCGACCTCATCGCCGCGCTGTCCGTACTGCAGAAGGAGAGGTGA
- a CDS encoding vitamin K epoxide reductase family protein, giving the protein MPRPPAGGRGLGLLLVITGAAGLLASWVITLDEFELLRNPDFVPGCSLNPVVSCGSVMKSAQAGVFGFPNPMLGLVAYGVVGCVGVSLLADARFPGWYWLLFEAGCLFGVGFVSWLQFESLYRINALCLWCCLAWAATIVLFWYVTSLVVRSGYVPAPAALRNFLAEFTWVPPVLHIGVVGMLVLTRWWDFWTS; this is encoded by the coding sequence ATGCCCCGGCCCCCGGCCGGCGGCAGGGGTCTCGGGCTGCTGCTGGTGATCACCGGCGCGGCCGGTCTGCTGGCCTCCTGGGTCATCACCCTCGACGAGTTCGAGCTGCTGAGGAACCCGGACTTCGTGCCCGGGTGCAGCCTGAACCCGGTGGTGTCCTGCGGCAGCGTGATGAAGAGCGCCCAGGCCGGGGTCTTCGGGTTCCCCAACCCGATGCTGGGCCTGGTCGCCTACGGCGTCGTCGGCTGCGTCGGCGTGAGCCTGCTGGCCGACGCCCGGTTCCCCGGCTGGTACTGGCTGCTGTTCGAGGCCGGGTGCCTGTTCGGCGTCGGGTTCGTGTCCTGGCTGCAGTTCGAGTCGCTGTACCGGATCAACGCGCTGTGTCTGTGGTGCTGTCTGGCCTGGGCCGCCACGATCGTCCTGTTCTGGTACGTCACCTCGCTCGTCGTCCGGAGCGGATACGTCCCCGCGCCCGCCGCACTGCGGAACTTCCTCGCGGAGTTCACCTGGGTCCCGCCGGTCCTGCACATCGGTGTCGTGGGCATGCTCGTCCTGACCCGATGGTGGGATTTCTGGACGAGCTGA
- a CDS encoding MFS transporter — translation MTETVERERAAGQRKVLAALALAQFICSFAGSNMNVMINDISTDLDTTVQGVQVAITVFLLVMAALMIPGGKLTDRYGRKRCFLTGLVVYAIGALLSAAAPGLGVLILGNSILEGVGTALLIPPVYILATLLYPDLTSRARAFGTIMALGGIGAAAGPLIGGLITTAVSWRAAFVFQALIIAVIVLLSRHMDDPLPPDPTRTFDTLGAILSSAGLVLVVMGILAADNDIWLMIALLVLGAGVLWWFFRYVRAREASGREPLLSLSLFRNRTSNLGLVTQNVQWLMLMGVSFTVAAYLQVVRHYDAIQTGIIFTAATLGLLLTSLSAERLAERRSQRTLVMTGFVVCILGVVVLVVLAAAYTTAWAFVPGLLLIGLGLGVMLTPSVNVVQSSFPEERQGEISGLSRSVSNLGSSFGTAIAGTILVSGLTRGAYAAAMLSLAVIGLAGLAAATRLPRQTDPTHTPRRAARERPGA, via the coding sequence GTGACCGAGACAGTCGAGCGCGAGCGCGCGGCGGGGCAGCGCAAGGTGCTGGCCGCGCTGGCCCTGGCCCAGTTCATCTGCAGCTTCGCCGGCTCCAACATGAACGTGATGATAAACGACATCAGCACCGACCTGGACACCACCGTCCAGGGGGTGCAGGTGGCGATCACCGTCTTCCTGCTGGTGATGGCCGCGCTGATGATCCCCGGCGGCAAGCTGACCGACCGCTACGGACGCAAACGGTGCTTCCTCACCGGCCTCGTCGTCTACGCGATCGGGGCCCTGCTGAGCGCGGCCGCGCCGGGGCTCGGGGTGCTGATCCTCGGCAACTCGATCCTGGAGGGCGTCGGCACCGCCCTGCTCATCCCGCCCGTCTACATCCTCGCGACACTGCTCTACCCGGACCTCACCTCCCGGGCCCGCGCCTTCGGCACGATCATGGCGCTGGGCGGCATCGGCGCCGCCGCCGGACCACTGATCGGCGGCCTGATCACCACAGCCGTCAGCTGGCGCGCGGCCTTCGTGTTCCAGGCCCTGATCATCGCGGTGATCGTGCTGCTCAGCCGCCACATGGACGATCCGCTGCCGCCCGACCCGACCCGTACCTTCGACACCCTGGGCGCGATCCTGTCGTCCGCCGGTCTGGTCCTCGTGGTCATGGGCATCCTCGCCGCGGACAACGACATCTGGCTCATGATCGCCCTGCTGGTCCTCGGAGCGGGCGTGCTGTGGTGGTTCTTCCGTTACGTGCGGGCCCGGGAGGCGTCGGGCAGGGAACCGCTGCTGTCGCTGAGCCTGTTCCGCAACCGCACGTCCAACCTGGGACTGGTCACCCAGAACGTCCAGTGGCTCATGCTGATGGGCGTGTCCTTCACGGTCGCGGCCTACCTCCAGGTCGTGCGCCACTACGACGCCATCCAGACCGGGATCATCTTCACGGCGGCCACCCTGGGCCTGCTGCTGACCTCCCTGTCCGCCGAGCGCCTGGCCGAACGGCGCTCCCAGCGCACGCTCGTGATGACCGGCTTCGTCGTCTGCATCCTCGGCGTCGTCGTCCTGGTCGTCCTGGCGGCCGCCTACACGACCGCCTGGGCGTTCGTCCCCGGCCTCCTGCTGATCGGCCTCGGCCTCGGCGTCATGCTGACCCCGTCGGTCAACGTGGTGCAGTCCAGCTTCCCGGAGGAACGCCAGGGCGAGATCTCCGGCCTGTCCCGGAGCGTGTCGAACCTGGGCTCGTCCTTCGGCACGGCCATCGCCGGCACGATCCTGGTCTCCGGCCTGACCAGGGGCGCCTACGCGGCGGCGATGCTGTCCCTGGCCGTGATCGGCCTGGCCGGCCTGGCGGCGGCGACCCGCCTCCCCCGGCAGACCGACCCGACGCACACCCCGCGGAGGGCGGCGCGGGAGCGGCCGGGGGCTTGA
- a CDS encoding tyrosinase family protein — MTYVRKNVSALTPTERRRFVNALLELKRRGEYDAFVRTHIDYYTADGEAGLRTAHMTPSFLPWHRRFVLELERALRRVDSSVTVPYWDWTRDRTTTSSPWTKDLLGGNGRRSDRQVTTGPFAYAAGHWTIKEGITDGRFLTRDLGRAAAPLQLPTRSELQWALDDPVYDVRPWDSTVTKGFRNKLEGWGPGTGSSSWRNHNRVHRWVGGAMLGGASVNDPVFWLHHAFLDLQWDRWQRAHRSHRYLPADPPGTGDPQHKRVVARHQKLPPWGVTPDELEDMSRIYRYA; from the coding sequence ATGACGTACGTGCGTAAGAACGTCAGCGCACTCACCCCCACCGAGCGCAGGCGGTTCGTCAACGCCCTGCTGGAGCTCAAACGGCGCGGCGAGTACGACGCCTTCGTGCGCACGCACATCGACTACTACACCGCCGACGGCGAGGCCGGCCTGCGCACCGCGCACATGACGCCGTCCTTCCTGCCCTGGCACCGCAGGTTCGTGCTGGAGCTGGAGCGGGCGCTGCGCCGCGTGGACTCCTCGGTGACGGTGCCGTACTGGGACTGGACCCGGGACCGTACGACGACGTCCTCACCCTGGACGAAGGACCTGCTCGGCGGCAACGGGCGGCGCTCCGACCGGCAGGTGACGACCGGTCCGTTCGCCTACGCGGCCGGTCACTGGACCATCAAGGAGGGCATCACGGACGGCAGGTTCCTCACCCGGGACCTCGGCCGCGCGGCCGCGCCCCTCCAGCTCCCCACCCGCAGCGAGCTGCAGTGGGCCCTCGACGACCCCGTCTACGACGTCCGCCCCTGGGACTCCACGGTCACCAAGGGCTTCCGCAACAAGCTGGAGGGCTGGGGGCCGGGGACCGGCAGCTCCTCCTGGCGCAACCACAACCGGGTGCACCGCTGGGTGGGCGGCGCGATGCTCGGCGGCGCGTCCGTCAACGACCCGGTGTTCTGGCTGCACCACGCCTTCCTCGACCTGCAGTGGGACCGCTGGCAGCGCGCCCACCGGTCGCACCGCTACCTGCCCGCCGACCCGCCCGGCACCGGCGACCCCCAGCACAAGCGGGTCGTCGCCCGGCACCAGAAGCTGCCGCCCTGGGGCGTCACGCCGGACGAGCTGGAGGACATGAGCCGGATCTACCGGTACGCGTGA
- a CDS encoding chaplin, protein MSRFAKAAAVALGTGAVVISGAGLALADAGAQGASTNSPGVLSGNVVQVPLNVPVNLCGDTVDVIGLLNPAFGNGCANTHAAPVTQGNPGPGDDGYGS, encoded by the coding sequence ATGTCTCGCTTCGCGAAAGCGGCCGCCGTCGCTCTCGGTACGGGTGCCGTGGTCATCAGCGGCGCCGGTCTGGCCCTGGCCGACGCGGGCGCCCAGGGTGCGTCCACCAACTCGCCCGGTGTGCTGTCCGGCAACGTGGTCCAGGTTCCCCTCAACGTGCCCGTGAACCTGTGCGGTGACACCGTCGACGTCATCGGCCTGCTGAACCCCGCCTTCGGCAACGGCTGCGCCAACACGCACGCCGCCCCTGTCACCCAGGGCAACCCGGGCCCCGGCGACGACGGCTACGGCAGCTGA
- a CDS encoding GNAT family N-acetyltransferase yields MAHTYPPLNVEVRTPRLTLAGASDDLLERLVPLVRAGVADAEPWPFDDPISFYADNPEREWRWLRGIWAGRARVSPDAWRLYFAVLVDGEPVGMQDLIGTNFTRFGTVSSFSWLAPGSRGQGLGKEMRAAILHLAFAGLGAREAGSDAFMDNKASNRISQALDYEPNGTDWDTRRGEPARIQQWRLTRQTWERTRRPDIALTGVEECLPVLGIG; encoded by the coding sequence GTGGCCCACACCTACCCCCCGCTGAACGTCGAAGTGCGCACGCCGCGCCTGACGTTGGCCGGCGCGTCCGACGATCTGCTGGAACGTCTCGTGCCGCTCGTACGCGCCGGGGTCGCCGACGCCGAGCCGTGGCCGTTCGACGACCCGATCTCCTTCTACGCCGACAACCCCGAACGCGAGTGGCGGTGGCTGCGCGGCATCTGGGCCGGCCGCGCCCGAGTGAGCCCGGACGCGTGGCGGCTGTACTTCGCCGTGCTGGTCGACGGCGAGCCGGTCGGCATGCAGGACCTCATCGGCACGAACTTCACCCGGTTCGGCACGGTGTCCAGCTTCTCGTGGCTCGCCCCCGGCAGCCGAGGACAGGGGCTCGGCAAGGAGATGCGGGCGGCGATCCTGCACCTGGCCTTCGCGGGCCTGGGGGCACGTGAGGCGGGCAGCGACGCCTTCATGGACAACAAGGCGTCCAACCGCATCTCCCAGGCCCTGGACTACGAACCGAACGGCACGGACTGGGACACCCGCCGAGGCGAGCCCGCGAGGATCCAGCAGTGGCGCCTCACGAGGCAGACGTGGGAACGAACCCGCCGACCCGACATCGCCCTGACCGGAGTCGAGGAGTGCCTGCCCGTCCTGGGCATCGGCTGA
- a CDS encoding GTPase: protein MTAVTDHDHTDHMDQLDRSDHLKRMDHTEQADGHGGVDSGSRGTRDVPAGRGPAPDQVPATGTDAPAAPGTAGTPSQGNAGEGAPRPAEGGHARVPEERRDGERQARVPEANHGDQERHARVRPPEAETYGAGGADDSGGDTGAASRRRGDGATAGDTGGSNTSGAANTSGAANTSGVKTGGDRDGAKSTAAYRPTNGAAYGERSGSRGDSGPSPASGSGSGPGSNSGPGSGSAQGSGSGPSSGTAAGPASRTASVSTSGTPAGSTSREASGSDPDADLDLDPDSDSEAWDDGLIARRVTESNAAALAAERAALLDVPARAPGGHNPVPLAYDGPLRSRLDALRELVGLSRARLDSRTLAEAGRVLDEAAARRKLSGRHTVVAIAGATGSGKSQLFNALAGVAISETGVRRPTTASPIACSWSDGAAGLIDRLGIPGRLRRRPLHSAEGEGQLRGLVLVDLPDHDSAAVEHRAQVDRILRLVDAVIWVVDPEKYADAMLHERYLRPMAGHAEVMFVVLNQIDRLPGDAADQVLDDLRRLLDEDGVALGEFGEPGATVLALSALTGDGVGDLRDALGEFVTERGAAARRVAADVDCAADQLRPVYATGRRVGLSEEAREEFAARLADAVGATAAGEAAERAWLRNANRACGTPWLRLWRWYQGRGDSTTGRLPVRTQADEEATARQRVEQAVRTVSDRASAGLPAPWAQAVREAAVRGSQGLSEALDELAARAGLPPGRPPRPGWWPVAVLVQAAMTLLQIVGGAWLAGQIAGVMAPNLGVPVLLMVCGIIGGPLVEWGCRMAARGPARRYGQDAERRLREAAGSCGRARVLDPLAAELLRYREVREQYGRVVGSGAGVG from the coding sequence GTGACCGCCGTCACTGACCACGACCACACGGACCACATGGATCAGCTCGATCGCTCGGATCACTTGAAGCGCATGGACCACACGGAGCAGGCAGACGGTCACGGGGGAGTGGATTCCGGCAGCCGCGGCACCAGGGACGTACCCGCGGGGCGGGGACCGGCACCGGACCAGGTTCCCGCGACCGGTACGGACGCCCCGGCCGCTCCGGGCACCGCAGGCACCCCGTCCCAGGGGAACGCCGGCGAAGGCGCCCCGCGGCCGGCCGAGGGCGGGCACGCGCGCGTACCCGAGGAGCGCCGGGACGGCGAACGGCAGGCCCGGGTCCCGGAGGCGAACCACGGCGACCAGGAACGGCACGCGCGCGTGCGGCCTCCGGAGGCGGAGACCTACGGAGCCGGCGGAGCCGACGACAGCGGCGGCGATACGGGTGCCGCCTCCAGGCGCCGTGGGGACGGCGCCACGGCCGGCGACACCGGCGGCAGCAACACCAGTGGCGCCGCCAACACCAGCGGCGCTGCCAACACCAGTGGCGTCAAAACCGGCGGTGACAGGGACGGTGCCAAGTCCACTGCCGCGTACCGCCCCACGAACGGTGCCGCGTACGGCGAGAGGTCCGGCTCCCGCGGCGACTCCGGTCCCAGCCCGGCTTCCGGCTCGGGCTCGGGTCCGGGCTCGAATTCGGGTCCGGGCTCGGGTTCGGCACAAGGTTCCGGCTCCGGTCCCAGTTCCGGTACGGCGGCGGGGCCCGCGTCCCGTACGGCATCGGTCTCCACGTCCGGTACGCCAGCGGGCTCCACGTCCCGTGAGGCCTCCGGCTCCGACCCGGACGCCGACCTCGACCTCGACCCCGACTCCGACTCCGAAGCCTGGGACGACGGCCTCATCGCGCGGCGCGTGACGGAGAGCAACGCCGCCGCCCTCGCCGCCGAGCGTGCCGCACTGCTCGACGTCCCCGCCCGCGCCCCGGGCGGCCACAACCCCGTACCGCTGGCCTACGACGGCCCCCTGCGCTCGCGCCTCGACGCCCTGCGGGAACTCGTCGGCCTCTCCCGGGCCCGCCTGGACAGCCGCACCCTCGCCGAGGCGGGCCGGGTGCTGGACGAGGCGGCCGCCCGCCGCAAGCTGTCCGGCCGGCACACCGTCGTCGCCATCGCGGGTGCCACCGGCAGCGGGAAGTCGCAGCTGTTCAACGCCCTCGCCGGGGTGGCGATCTCCGAGACCGGCGTACGGCGCCCGACCACGGCGTCGCCCATCGCGTGCAGCTGGAGCGACGGTGCCGCTGGGCTCATCGACCGCCTGGGCATCCCGGGGCGGTTGCGCCGCCGCCCGCTGCACAGCGCCGAGGGCGAGGGGCAGTTGCGGGGACTGGTCCTGGTCGACCTGCCCGACCACGACTCCGCGGCCGTGGAACACCGGGCGCAGGTCGACCGGATCCTGCGGCTGGTGGACGCGGTCATCTGGGTGGTGGACCCCGAGAAGTACGCCGACGCCATGCTCCACGAGCGCTACCTGCGGCCCATGGCCGGGCACGCCGAGGTCATGTTCGTCGTCCTGAACCAGATCGACCGGCTGCCCGGGGACGCCGCCGACCAGGTCCTGGACGACCTGCGCCGGCTGCTCGACGAGGACGGCGTGGCGCTCGGCGAGTTCGGTGAACCGGGCGCGACCGTGCTCGCGCTGTCCGCGCTCACCGGCGACGGGGTCGGCGATCTGCGTGACGCCCTCGGCGAGTTCGTGACGGAGCGCGGCGCGGCGGCCCGCCGGGTGGCGGCCGACGTGGACTGCGCCGCGGACCAGTTGCGGCCCGTCTACGCCACGGGGCGGCGTGTCGGCCTCAGCGAGGAGGCGCGCGAGGAGTTCGCCGCCCGGCTCGCGGACGCCGTCGGCGCCACCGCGGCCGGCGAGGCCGCCGAGCGCGCCTGGCTGCGCAACGCGAACCGGGCCTGCGGAACCCCGTGGCTGCGGCTGTGGCGCTGGTACCAGGGCCGCGGCGACTCCACCACGGGCCGCCTCCCGGTGCGCACCCAGGCCGACGAGGAGGCCACGGCCCGCCAGCGCGTCGAGCAGGCCGTCCGCACGGTCTCCGACCGGGCCTCGGCGGGGCTGCCGGCGCCGTGGGCGCAGGCGGTGCGGGAAGCGGCCGTGCGCGGCTCCCAGGGGCTCTCCGAGGCGCTGGACGAGCTGGCGGCGCGGGCCGGACTGCCGCCGGGGCGGCCGCCGCGCCCGGGGTGGTGGCCGGTGGCCGTGCTGGTCCAGGCGGCCATGACCCTGCTGCAGATCGTGGGCGGCGCGTGGCTGGCGGGCCAGATCGCCGGGGTCATGGCCCCCAACCTGGGGGTGCCGGTGCTGCTGATG
- a CDS encoding chaplin family protein, whose translation MSRIAKGLVLTSAAVAAVAGAAGVACADAGASGGAANSPGVVSGNVVEVPVHVPVNVSGDSINVIGLLNPAFGNIAANG comes from the coding sequence ATGTCGCGTATCGCGAAGGGTCTGGTCCTGACCTCCGCCGCCGTCGCGGCCGTCGCCGGCGCCGCCGGTGTGGCCTGCGCCGACGCCGGCGCCAGTGGCGGCGCCGCCAACTCGCCGGGTGTCGTGTCGGGCAACGTCGTCGAGGTCCCGGTCCACGTGCCGGTCAACGTCAGCGGCGACAGCATCAACGTCATCGGCCTGCTGAACCCGGCGTTCGGCAACATCGCGGCCAACGGCTGA
- a CDS encoding D-2-hydroxyacid dehydrogenase family protein — translation MRLRCAVLDDFQGAAAGSADWSVIEDRVEVVALREHLDGEDALAAALAGFDIVVTLRERVPFPGSLIARLPRLRLLVASGMRNSVIDYAAAEAHGVTVCGTASSSTPPVELTWALLLGLARGIVTENGALRSGGPWQSTVGADLHGRRLGLLGLGKIGERVARVGLAFGMHVSAWSRNLTKERTAEVGVELAASTEDLLATSDFVSVHLALSERTRGLVGAAELALMKPDAYLVNTSRAAIVDQDALLAALHEGRIAGAGVDVFDVEPLPPGHPMRTAPRLLATPHLGYVSRANYAKYYGQAVEDIAAYLAGAPVRRLP, via the coding sequence GTGCGACTTCGCTGTGCGGTGCTGGACGACTTCCAGGGGGCGGCCGCCGGTTCGGCCGACTGGTCGGTGATCGAGGACCGGGTGGAGGTCGTCGCGCTGCGCGAGCACCTGGACGGCGAGGACGCCCTCGCCGCGGCGCTCGCCGGCTTCGACATCGTCGTCACCCTGCGCGAGCGCGTCCCGTTCCCCGGCTCGCTGATCGCGCGTCTCCCCCGGCTGCGGCTGCTGGTCGCCTCCGGGATGCGCAACAGCGTCATCGACTACGCGGCGGCCGAGGCGCACGGGGTGACGGTGTGCGGTACGGCGAGTTCCTCCACGCCTCCGGTCGAGCTGACCTGGGCGCTGCTGCTGGGCCTCGCCCGCGGGATCGTCACGGAGAACGGCGCGCTGCGCTCGGGCGGCCCCTGGCAGTCCACCGTCGGCGCCGACCTGCACGGCCGCCGGCTCGGGCTGCTCGGGCTCGGGAAGATCGGCGAGCGCGTGGCGCGGGTCGGACTCGCCTTCGGCATGCACGTGAGCGCGTGGAGCCGGAACCTGACGAAGGAGCGGACCGCGGAGGTGGGCGTGGAGCTCGCCGCCTCCACGGAGGACCTGCTGGCCACCAGCGACTTCGTCTCCGTCCACCTGGCCCTGTCGGAGCGCACCCGGGGACTGGTCGGCGCCGCCGAACTGGCCCTGATGAAGCCGGACGCCTATCTGGTGAACACCTCGCGCGCCGCGATCGTCGACCAGGACGCCCTGCTGGCCGCGCTGCACGAGGGCCGGATCGCGGGGGCCGGCGTCGACGTGTTCGACGTCGAACCGCTGCCCCCTGGTCACCCGATGCGCACGGCGCCCCGCCTGCTGGCCACACCCCACCTCGGCTACGTCTCACGGGCCAACTACGCGAAGTACTACGGCCAGGCGGTGGAGGACATCGCGGCCTACCTGGCGGGAGCTCCGGTACGACGGCTTCCGTGA
- a CDS encoding tyrosinase cofactor: protein MVVGAGGVAVGAEQQVVAGTGRVTRREVARGLLASAAALALAPVVAASRPLPMSDGPGGGSFDETYRGRRIQGVVIPVAGHRGLAGGDWQVTIDGRPLHLMRRADGTWLSMVDHYSSYRTPLEATRAAVDEMGPGQRLRELAPGPVDAGHVGHDMGGQHDVRA from the coding sequence ATGGTCGTGGGTGCCGGTGGCGTCGCGGTGGGAGCCGAGCAGCAGGTCGTGGCGGGGACGGGAAGAGTGACGCGAAGAGAGGTGGCGCGGGGGCTGCTGGCCTCCGCCGCCGCACTGGCGCTGGCGCCGGTGGTCGCCGCCTCCCGCCCCCTGCCCATGTCGGACGGACCCGGGGGCGGCTCCTTCGACGAGACCTACCGGGGCCGCCGCATCCAGGGCGTCGTGATCCCGGTCGCAGGACACCGGGGCCTCGCCGGGGGCGACTGGCAGGTCACCATCGACGGCCGCCCGCTGCACCTGATGCGCCGGGCCGACGGCACCTGGCTGAGCATGGTCGACCACTACAGCTCGTACCGTACGCCGCTGGAGGCGACCCGCGCGGCCGTGGACGAGATGGGCCCCGGCCAGCGCCTGCGCGAGCTCGCGCCCGGCCCGGTGGACGCCGGGCACGTGGGACACGACATGGGGGGACAGCATGACGTACGTGCGTAA